The window CATTTTGTTGGTGTTGTAGGACACCCCTTTGAAAGTACTGGTAGAGGATAGGATTTTGACTGTCATCAGCTGATGGATTTATAGATTTTTCGGAAAGTCCTGTTCATGTCCTCCTGAAAGTCAAGGTGCCGGTTTAGAAGCGTATTAAATCTTACAAATACCTTAGGGTCCAGGTCACTTACCTTGGAATATTGATTGGCATGCCTGGCCAATTGATTGATATTGTTGTTTACCCGGCCCTGTTCGGCTGCAAGGTCAGACAGGGTATTAAGCAATTTATCTGTCTTGATAATGGATGCATCTCCCTGGATTTTCCGGATCAGGTTCCTGAGCGTATCGCTTCTGGAAATCCCTGCACTCCCAGCAAAATCATCCAGGAATTTTGCCTCCTGCGCTTTAAGCCTAAAGGTGATTTTGTGTGTTTTATTTTCCTGGGTATCTTTCATATTTTTCAGGTTATCTGGTTCTTGCTAATTACTGACAGACCCAAAGAGAAGGAAAAAATATAAGGAAGGAAATACGTAAAAAGGGCTATTTTACGCGGATACGTAGGTATGCGTATATAAGAGTGGAGGTTTATGTAGGTATATGTACATTGACTGCTTGGTTCCTGTCAATTACCATGTTAGCTGCCAGGGTATTTAAACGCTCTCTTTCCAAAACTTCTTCCAGTTTCTTTAACCTACGGGCCATAATTTCTGGTGTATCAATTAGTGGATTTTGGTGCTTTTTAGGGGATTGGTCCATAATGGGTGATTTGGATTCTGGTCCAAATTTAGGGAGCCACTGGCTAACGGAAGCAGAAACCGCTAAATTAAATTTAACAGCGGTGGTTCTCATGCTGTCATCAGAGTTCAGATAATGCCGAACAACCTTTTTTTTAAAATCGTCCGAATAGTGCTTTACTATTTTCATGGTTTAAAAGTATCCGTCCGAGGAACCCAAGCTAGGAATTAGTGTAGGGAATGTTTATAGTCAGGCCTTAATTCTATATTCCTCCCAGTCCAAGGGAAGGAGCTGGTAGAGAACTTTTTGTTTGTGGGACTGGATCCTTTCAAAGACATCTTTCAGCCACTCAAACTCATTGACATTGTTATTCTTGCAGCTGGCCATGAAAGAATACATGCCTGCAGCCATTTCTGCTGCCTTATGCGATCCTGAAAACAGGTAAGCTTTTCGTCCTGTCTTATGTAAGGCTTTTCATAACCTGGGGCGGAAAAACTACCTGTTCACAATCTGCCAAAAGCACGGTGTAAATCCCCATGATCGGCTGCTCGAAGTGCATCGAAAACTCAACGACCTCAACTATGAAGGTAGATTCTCCGACCTGCTGCCCCACAGGTGGAAACATCACCACGTGAACCCAAGCTAATTATTAATAGGAGGTTGGCCGTTTGCTTACGGTTTTTTCTCGATGCATACCCTCCAGGCACCGCAAAAATTCATCAACCAGCGGATCCGTGTCAAAAACAAACCACAAAACAACCCGGAGGAGGCTAATATCAACCTTTCCTCGGTGGTTACTTATTCGTTTTCCAAGAGAGTCAAGCTATCATTGGATAACTCTTGGCGAGTGGTGTCTGGGATCAAATTCTGGAGGCCGGCCAATCAAAGGTTTTTACTGTTATTTTCTATTCTATTTTAATTTTTTTCACTTGATACCTGTCACCGATGGAATAAGTCACATGATAAATACCGGGCTGAAGATCGGAAACATCTATGGTAACTTCACAGCTGTCTACTGAAATGCTCTTTCGCAGAGTATTTTGGGAATCCATAACTAGAATTTCCCCTTTGATATTTTCTTCAGTTTCACTCCTGAGATGAAGTATATCATTGACAGGATTGGGATAGGCAGTCACACTGTTGTCCTCAATCCCAAAACAGGCCATAGGATAGAGGGAGACGGTGCCCCTTGGTCCCTCGCAGGCATCAGGACCATTGGAAACATTGCAATGCACGGAAATGTAACCGCTGCTGCCCACATTAATATCTATGGACTGTGTGCCCTGTCCACTTAGAATGGTGCCGCCATTGACCGTCCAGTCATAATCCACTTGAGTGATATTGGCAACAACGGTAACTACTTGGTTTGGGCTAACACAAGTAGGATATTGATAGAAATCAAAGTCTGGATATTCCGGTCCTACTTGGATTTCCCTGGTAATTTCCGTATTAGCACATCCCGTTCCCTGTAAGGTATAGGTCAAGGTAGCCGTCCCTGAAACAGTCATAGGATTTACAAGATTTAGGTTTGCTGTTGTTCCTGTGCCGGAACTATTTGTGAAAATATGGGATGGGCTGACCGTCCATGCAACTGATATACCAGCTGGTACATCCTGAATCGTATATGACCCGCTGGAACAAAGAGCATCAGGGCCATCAACCAATTCCCCACTATTAGGTAAACCATAAAGATTTTGTATCCCAGCTATATCATCTTGTGTCAAAAACCGATGAGACCCATTTTGTATCCAAAGAGCATGACCACCTGCCATCAATGCAGTATTTACATTAGAATGATCCAAACCTATGGCATGGCCGATTTCATGGGCAGCAAAAGTAACCAAATCCATAGGTTGGTTATCATTACTTGTTTCAGCTATGGTCCAATCTTCGCTTTCATCAAAATGTATATCTCCAGCAAGGGGGTTAGTGGTTTCACCAATAAGTGCGTGAGCATACACCCCATTAGGTCCATCAAATGGAGCCCCATCTCCATGGTTCCACGATCTCCAAGAAATAACTATGTCTGCATTGTTAGCATTACATACCTCTAAAAAAGCTATATCAGTTTCTGCTTGCCATATATCAAATGCATCTCTTACCCCATCTTCTTCAAGATCCCCGCTAATATCTGGGGTCCCATTATCAAAAAAATACGTAATAATTCGGTCTTCCCATACATTATTCCCATTTCCAATAATAACATATTTAGGATTTATGACGTTTTCGTTGGATTTCTTTTTATCCGGCTTCCCATCAAGAAAGACCATATCAGAATCAGAATTCTGAATGGTTTGGCTGAATACACTAACCGAGCATAAAAGCATGATGAGAATAAAGTAAAACTTTTCCATAATTTAATCCTTAATGATTTCAATACTATCAATATGTAAATAATAATTTTCCTGAGCTACAGTGATAAGGTTAAGCTCATCACAATCTTCTTTTAAATCACCACTTACCACAACTAGCATTCCTTCACTTTTAAATTCTTCAGGTAAATTGCAAATATATCCAAGTATATGCATATCAGGTGATTCACCAGTACTTATATAATACATTTGGTTCCTGTTGTCCAACAATACCATTCCCTCTTTGTCTACCCACTGTTTGATGGTTTTTCTTCCGGGGTCACATGCGGCCAGTTCACAATTTGTAGGCTCTTCTTCTTCGCAACCAAACCCCAAGAGGCTTAATAGTCCACCTAGAAATAAGAGTATTTTGAATTTTTTCATATTATTCTAAATTTTAAGAATTGGTAATAATTTTTGGATTAGAAAATTAGAAAATGCTGATCTAAGTCCCGGAATTATTTAAGTTGACCTCGTGAGAAATACCAAATTTTGATTGAACACCATCCTATTTTCATATTTGAAAAAAATTATTGTGCCACACTTTCCTTTAAGACTAAATGTTAACAATTTTTATTCCTAATACTTAATTTTCCCACATTTTCTTAAAAAATAAAGTGAATTATTGACAAACGGTACATCGGGGAGGGAAATTTTATTTCAAGGATCCAAAATGACCCCGGCTAGGTGTAGTTTATGCCTTCGTGAGCTGGGTGTAGGTTTGCAAAACACCCTTCTATTATTTTTAATTTGCAATTGGAATTGGACGGAATTGCCAATGATCCACGGCTATCAAACCTTCTAATCCAGCATAATTTCTTGCACTCGAACACATGTAGTCCTTTGGTTTTTCCACGATTCCTGCCCTTACCGGATTCTCATGTATATAATTCATTCTACTTTCAATCATTTCAGTTCGATAAAGTTCGATAGCATGGTTTTCATGTGTCCAAAATTGCATCTCCCCAGTTCTTTTATTAAATTTCGCATGATAGGCAAAAATTATCTTCAACCATTCCTTTCTGCTTTCCTGAGGGTTTTCAATTATCATTTTTAGCAATTTCTTGCTTGTAAATTTCTTAAAATCACGCACCCATCCTCATTATTTCGCATCTATTTGTTGAACAACCAAGTGAAGGTGATTGGTCATGATGACATAACCAAAGAGGAAAAGTCCTTTTTCCTTTTTACAATAAGCCAGATTTTCCAAGATAAAATCTCTATAGACTTTTCTTGAAAACATAGCTACCCATCCCGCACCTGGGATGTGAAAAAATAGTGCATTTCATCGGCTCTTATTCAGAAAACATCCCACGATCTTCAGTCTATAATTCATAGGCTGAAAACTGAAGACCAATACGTCAAATTGAACAGGATAACTTGTCAGATCATCTCCTTCTTCCTTAGAAATTTAAATAAAATAAACCCCAGGGAATTTCCCTGAGGTGTTATGATTAAAGAAATTAATGAATTATTAAACAATAGATTTTCGCTTGTTTACTAACTCATACACACATGGTATGACAAATAGATTAAGTAAAGTGGCAGAAAGCAATCCTCCCAAAATTACGACCGCCATAGGGCTCTGAATCTCATTTCCGGCCTCTCCTCCTTTGAGTGCTAATGGAATCAAAGCCAGACCTGTAGTAAATGCTGTCATCAGAATTGGGTTAAGCCGATCCATGGCACCTTCAAGCAGGAGTTCGTCTCCGCCTTTCCCTTCTTTCCTAAGATCTTCATAACGTGAAACAAGTAGAATTCCGTTTCTTGTTGCGATTCCGAATAAACTGATAAAACCAATTGTAGCTGCGATGCTAATTACTCCGGAGGTAAAATAGACGATCAGAATTCCTCCAATCAGAGCCAAAGGTAAATTAAGTAATACCACAAAGGAAAGCTTGATGTCCTGAAACTCGTAATACAGCAAAAGGAAAATAATCAGAATAGCCATACCTGCTGTGATTAACAGTAGCTGAGATGCTTTGGCCTCACTCTCAAACTGTCCGTCATATTCTACCCGATATCCATCAGGGAGCTGAATCTCATCTCCGATGATTTGCTGGATATCATTGACAACACTTCGAAGATCCCTTCCTTGAACATTTGCTGCAATTACAATTTTTCGTTGCACGTTTTCTCTACTTATGGTATTTGGGCTACTTACAGAGCTTATATTTGCGAGCTGATCGAGCGGTATCTGGCCTCCGCCGGGAAGAGAAATCAATGCCTGTTCGATGCTTGCTCTTGTACTTCTGGATTCAGCTCTGAACCTTACAACTAGGTCAAAATACTGTTGTCCTTCATAAATTTCACCTGCTTTTTCACCTGCAAAGGCAATATCAACCTGCTCCATCAATTGATACACTGTCATCCCGTTGGCTGCCAGTAATTGACGATTCGGAGTGATCCTCAGTTGAGGAACCTCTACTTGCTGATCTACAGCAACATCAGCTATCCCTTCAATTGGTTTGATGCTCGTTTCGATATTTTTGCCTAGTTCAAACAATCGCTGTAGGTCAGACCCAAAGACTTTGACAGCAATGTTGGCCCTTGTACCAGAGAGCATGTGATCAATCCGGTGCGCAATGGGTTGGCCAAGTGTTATACTTGCGCCTGGAACTACACTCAGTTTGGTTCGCACCTCTTCGAAAAACTCCTCTTTGGATTTATCAGAAAGTACAAACGGAACGTCGATTTCAGCGGCATTTACACCCTGAGCATGCTCATCCAGCTCTGCCCGACCCGTTCTTCTGGTAACAACGTCTACCTCGGGCATGTCCAAAAGCAACTGCTCTACCAGCAATCCTGTCTTGTTACTTTCCACCAAGGACATTCCGGGAATACCTACGACACTGATCACTAACGAGCCCTCGTTAAACTCTGGAAGGAAGCTTCGCCCAAGCTGTGCGAAAAGGATTAAGCTTAGTATAAATGCCCCAGCTGTTAGACCGATGATCCATTTGGGGATTTCCAGTGCTCTTCGTAAGAATCCTGAATAATGCTTCTGTAACCAACGTTCTACTTTGGTTCCTTCAGCTTGCTTCTCAAGTACCTTACTATTTTTCAGCAAGTAAGAACAAAGTACAGGCGTCACCGTCACCGCTACGATCAATGAAGTCAATACCGAGGTAATAAAAGCAATTCCCAGAGGTTGTAATAACCGTCCTTCCATACCACTTAAAAAGAAAAGTGGAATAAATGAAACGATGATAATCAGCGTAGCAATAATGATCGAGCTCCTAATTTCGACCGAAGCATCCTGAACTACTTGAAGTACTGACTGCCTCTCTTCAACAGGCTTACGTACATTCTCTCTCAATCTCTTGAAAACATTCTCCACATCAATAATCGCATCATCCACCAAAGCACCTATGGCAATGGCCATACCCCCCAGACTCATGGTATTGATTGTATAGCCTAAAAGCTTAAGTACAATTACAGATACCAGCAGGGAAATTGGGATGGCAAATAATGAGATTACCGTAGTGCGCCAATTCATCAAGAAGATAAAAAGCACAAGCACCACGAAAAATGCACCCTCAAGTAAAGTTTGGTTCAGATTAGAAATAGAAGCATCAATAAAATTTGATTGCCTAAAGATCTCGCTTTTGATTTCCACACCTGCCGGAAGCGTATTTTGCAAATCCGCGATTGCCTCATCTAGGCTTTCCGTAAGCTCCAGGGTGTTTACATCCGGTTGCTTAGATACAGTTAAAATCACAGCCGAAGATGCATTCAAAGAACCGTCTCCGATTTTGTCCGCTGCCCCGATCTGCACGGTCGCAACATCCTTTATTTTGATGGATTGTCCGTTTACTTGTTTCAATACTGCCTCTTCCAAGTCTTCCACAGCATATGCCCTGCCACTTCCTTTGATGATGTATTGATTTCCAAATTCATTCATTACGCCTCCCGGAGCATTCATATTGGAAGCCCTTACTTTTTCCAATAATTCCCCCAGCGTTACATCGTAATATTTTAGCTTTTCAGGGTTGGCGAAAACTTGATATTGCTTATAATCACCGCCTATCACTACCACATTTGCTATCCCTCCAATGGATTTAATCCGTGGGCGGATGGTCCAATCAGCTAGGGTCCGTAACTCCATGGGAGAAAGGCTATCCGAGGTCACTCCCAAAAGCATGATTTCACCCATTATAGATGAGATAGGTGCCATTGTCGGAGTACTTACTCCCTCGGGTAAATTTTCTTGAACCATAGGAATTCGTTCACTCACAATCTGCCGGGCACGATAGATATCGGTACCCCAGTCAAATTCTACCCACACGATCGATATTCCCGCAGCCGATGAAGAACGAATTCTTCTGACATTGGGAGATCCGTTCATTGCGGTCTCCAACTGGTAAGTAACCAGTTTTTCTACTTCTTCTGATTCCATCCCATGTGCTTCCGTCAAGATCGTCACAGTCGGTGCCGTCAGATCAGGAAACACATCCACATTCATCGTCCGTGCAAGATACAAGCCTGTGACACTTAGTACCACAGCACCAAAGAGCACCAATAATCTATTGTGAAGTGAAATAGATAATATTTTATTTAGCATAGCCCCGATTCATTAATGTTCATGGCCGTGTGCTGGTGCCTGTCCAGACATTGAAGCCATTTTCACCTGATATGCACCACGTGTAACTACCACTTCACCCAGCTGCACGCCTTCTAAAATCTCCACTTCCTCTCCATTTCTTCTCCCAATGCCTACTGGTCTCCTTTCAAAACTTTCTCCTGACAGTTC of the Cyclobacterium marinum DSM 745 genome contains:
- a CDS encoding plasmid mobilization protein produces the protein MKDTQENKTHKITFRLKAQEAKFLDDFAGSAGISRSDTLRNLIRKIQGDASIIKTDKLLNTLSDLAAEQGRVNNNINQLARHANQYSKVSDLDPKVFVRFNTLLNRHLDFQEDMNRTFRKIYKSIS
- a CDS encoding transposase is translated as MKIVKHYSDDFKKKVVRHYLNSDDSMRTTAVKFNLAVSASVSQWLPKFGPESKSPIMDQSPKKHQNPLIDTPEIMARRLKKLEEVLERERLNTLAANMVIDRNQAVNVHIPT
- a CDS encoding efflux RND transporter permease subunit — translated: MLNKILSISLHNRLLVLFGAVVLSVTGLYLARTMNVDVFPDLTAPTVTILTEAHGMESEEVEKLVTYQLETAMNGSPNVRRIRSSSAAGISIVWVEFDWGTDIYRARQIVSERIPMVQENLPEGVSTPTMAPISSIMGEIMLLGVTSDSLSPMELRTLADWTIRPRIKSIGGIANVVVIGGDYKQYQVFANPEKLKYYDVTLGELLEKVRASNMNAPGGVMNEFGNQYIIKGSGRAYAVEDLEEAVLKQVNGQSIKIKDVATVQIGAADKIGDGSLNASSAVILTVSKQPDVNTLELTESLDEAIADLQNTLPAGVEIKSEIFRQSNFIDASISNLNQTLLEGAFFVVLVLFIFLMNWRTTVISLFAIPISLLVSVIVLKLLGYTINTMSLGGMAIAIGALVDDAIIDVENVFKRLRENVRKPVEERQSVLQVVQDASVEIRSSIIIATLIIIVSFIPLFFLSGMEGRLLQPLGIAFITSVLTSLIVAVTVTPVLCSYLLKNSKVLEKQAEGTKVERWLQKHYSGFLRRALEIPKWIIGLTAGAFILSLILFAQLGRSFLPEFNEGSLVISVVGIPGMSLVESNKTGLLVEQLLLDMPEVDVVTRRTGRAELDEHAQGVNAAEIDVPFVLSDKSKEEFFEEVRTKLSVVPGASITLGQPIAHRIDHMLSGTRANIAVKVFGSDLQRLFELGKNIETSIKPIEGIADVAVDQQVEVPQLRITPNRQLLAANGMTVYQLMEQVDIAFAGEKAGEIYEGQQYFDLVVRFRAESRSTRASIEQALISLPGGGQIPLDQLANISSVSSPNTISRENVQRKIVIAANVQGRDLRSVVNDIQQIIGDEIQLPDGYRVEYDGQFESEAKASQLLLITAGMAILIIFLLLYYEFQDIKLSFVVLLNLPLALIGGILIVYFTSGVISIAATIGFISLFGIATRNGILLVSRYEDLRKEGKGGDELLLEGAMDRLNPILMTAFTTGLALIPLALKGGEAGNEIQSPMAVVILGGLLSATLLNLFVIPCVYELVNKRKSIV
- a CDS encoding transposase domain-containing protein translates to MAAGMYSFMASCKNNNVNEFEWLKDVFERIQSHKQKVLYQLLPLDWEEYRIKA
- a CDS encoding matrixin family metalloprotease produces the protein MEKFYFILIMLLCSVSVFSQTIQNSDSDMVFLDGKPDKKKSNENVINPKYVIIGNGNNVWEDRIITYFFDNGTPDISGDLEEDGVRDAFDIWQAETDIAFLEVCNANNADIVISWRSWNHGDGAPFDGPNGVYAHALIGETTNPLAGDIHFDESEDWTIAETSNDNQPMDLVTFAAHEIGHAIGLDHSNVNTALMAGGHALWIQNGSHRFLTQDDIAGIQNLYGLPNSGELVDGPDALCSSGSYTIQDVPAGISVAWTVSPSHIFTNSSGTGTTANLNLVNPMTVSGTATLTYTLQGTGCANTEITREIQVGPEYPDFDFYQYPTCVSPNQVVTVVANITQVDYDWTVNGGTILSGQGTQSIDINVGSSGYISVHCNVSNGPDACEGPRGTVSLYPMACFGIEDNSVTAYPNPVNDILHLRSETEENIKGEILVMDSQNTLRKSISVDSCEVTIDVSDLQPGIYHVTYSIGDRYQVKKIKIE